The following coding sequences lie in one Pogoniulus pusillus isolate bPogPus1 chromosome 29, bPogPus1.pri, whole genome shotgun sequence genomic window:
- the ADNP gene encoding activity-dependent neuroprotector homeobox protein isoform X4: MFQLPVNNLGSLRKARKTVKKILSDIGLEYCKEHIEDFKQFEPNDFYLKNTTWEDVGLWDPSLTKNQDYRTKPFCCSACPFSSKFFSAYKSHFRNVHSEDFENRILLNCPYCTFNADKKTLETHIKIFHAPHASTPSGGISTFKDKNKHDSLKPKQADSVEQAVYYCKKCTYRDPLYEIVRKHIYREHFQHVAAPYVAKGGEKSLNGAVPLSSSAREEGGIHCKRCLFMPKSYEALVQHVIEDHERIGYQVTAMIGHTNVVVPRSKPLMLIAPKPQDKKPMGLPQRMGPLSPGSVRSLSSQQMMNRLTIPKPTLNSAGVNMMSNVHLQQNSYGVKSVPPSYVGQPGGRLNLSGNAAVSISQQSQTMKQFSTSGNGRPYSLGGEQRSQARYSLQSANSSSLSSAQLKQTSLSQSQAASRVLGQSGSKSPIAATGPSSVNTSSTQKWKICTICNELFPENVYSVHFEKEHKAEKVPAVANYIMKIHNFTSKCLYCNRYLPTDTLLNHMLIHGLSCPYCRSTFNDVEKMAAHMRMVHVDEEMGPKTDSTLTFDLTLQQGSHTNIHLLVTTYNLRDAPAESVAYHAQNTPPAPPKPQPKVQEKSDVPVKSSPQAAVPYKKDVGKTLCPLCFSILKGPISDALAHHLRERHQVIQTVHPVEKKLTYKCIHCLGVYTSNMTASTITLHLVHCRGVGKTQNGQDKGNSSRLGQSPALAPVKRTYEHMEFSLMKKRKMDDDDCPSAFEEKPEEPVVLALDPKGHEDDSYEARKTFLTKYFNKQPYPTRREIEKLAASLWLWKSDIASHFSNKRKKCVRDCEKYKPGVLLGFNMKELNKVKHEMDFDAEWLFENHDEKNSRVNVSKTVDKKINLEKENESSSDSYENVEEYNERGSSPFGQRISDSGGKNSSDSIVENPEDSISKEIIEKKIVQSPEKSDQKQEESSKYEEIISAEEPTKLVADVSDSEGDQDDQDDAVEWKDGASQSESGPGSQQGSDFEDNTSEVKPEVWTDESSQSEDPGNSKPTVETKGGGSESDEEQSKWKNRSYGKVEEFWSKDQSQWKNASEIEESLSNQQMEWQNSTIDSEDGDQFDSVTDGVAEPMHSSLTGVELSSQQA; encoded by the exons ATGTTCCAACTTCCTGTCAACAACCTTGGCAGTTTAAGAAAGGCCCGGAAAACTGTGAAAAAAATTCTTAGTGACATTGGTTTGGAATACTGTAAAGAACATATAGAA gattttAAGCAGTTTGAACCTAATGACTTTTATTTGAAAAACACTACATGGGAAGATGTGGGATTGTGGGACCCATCGCTTACAAAAAATCAG GACTATCGGACAAAGCCCTTTTGCTGCAGTGCATGTCCATTTTCCTCGAAGTTCTTTTCAGCCTACAAAAGCCACTTCCGGAATGTTCATAGTGAAGACTTTGAAAATAGGATTCTCCTCAATTGTCCTTACTGTACTTTCAATGCGGACAAAAAGACTTTGGAAACGCACATTAAAATCTTTCATGCTCCGCATGCCAGTACACCAAGTGGAGGCATCAGCACTTTTAAAGATAAAAACAAACATGATAGCCTTAAACCCAAGCAGGCTGACAGTGTAGAACAAGCTGTTTATTACTGTAAGAAGTGCACTTACCGAGATCCTCTGTATGAAATAGTTAGAAAGCACATTTACAGGGAACATTTTCAGCATGTTGCCGCTCCTTACGTAGCCAAGGGAGGTGAGAAGTCGCTGAATGGTGCAGTTCCGTTAAGCTCCAGTGCCCGGGAGGAGGGTGGTATCCACTGCAAACGATGCCTTTTCATGCCCAAGTCATACGAAGCTTTAGTCCAGCATGTTATCGAAGACCACGAACGTATAGGATATCAGGTAACAGCAATGATAGGTCACACTAATGTAGTGGTTCCAAGATCTAAACCTTTGATGCTAATAGCTCCAAAACCACAGGACAAAAAGCCTATGGGACTCCCTCAGAGGATGGGTCCCCTTTCTCCTGGAAGCGTTCGCTCTCTTTCGTCCCAGCAGATGATGAACAGACTCACTATACCAAAGCCTACATTAAATTCCGCAGGAGTGAATATGATGTCAAATGTTCACCTACAACAGAACAGCTACGGAGTCAAATCAGTACCACCGAGCTACGTTGGTCAGCCAGGGGGAAGGCTAAACTTAAGTGGTAATGCAGCAGTTTCTATTTCACAGCAATCACAAACAATGAAACAGTTTTCAACAAGTGGAAATGGAAGGCCTTACAGtcttggaggggagcagagatcACAGGCGAGATACTCTCTTCAGTCTGCCAATTCCTCTTCGCTTTCATCAGCTCAGTTGAAACAGACGTCATTATCTCAGTCACAAGCAGCTTCAAGAGTATTAGGTCAGTCTGGTTCAAAATCACCTATAGCTGCTACAGGTCCTTCCTCTGTCAATACGTCCTCCACACAGAAGTGGAAAATCTGTACAATCTGTAACGAGCTGTTTCCTGAAAATGTGTATAGTGTCCACTTTGAAAAGGAGCACAAGGCTGAGAAGGTGCCTGCAGTAGCTAACTACATCATGAAAATACACAATTTCACTAGTAAATGTCTCTACTGTAACCGCTATCTACCCACGGACACGTTGCTCAACCACATGTTGATCCATGGCCTGTCCTGTCCCTACTGCCGCTCCACCTTCAATGATGTTGAGAAGATGGCCGCTCACATGCGGATGGTTCACGTTGATGAAGAAATGGGACCTAAAACTGATTCCACTCTAACTTTTGATTTGACGTTGCAGCAGGGTAGTCACACAAATATACATCTTCTCGTAACCACCTACAACCTGAGAGATGCTCCTGCTGAATCTGTAGCTTACCATGCTCAGAacactcctccagctcctccaaaaccacaaccaaaagtCCAGGAGAAGTCTGATGTACCTGTAAAAAGTTCTCCACAAGCAGCTGTTCCCTATAAAAAAGatgtggggaaaactctctgccctctctgctTTTCGATCCTAAAAGGCCCCATCTCTGATGCACTTGCACATCATCTACGAGAGAGGCATCAAGTCATCCAGACGGTTCACCCGGTCGAGAAAAAGTTAACCTACAAATGCATTCATTGCCTTGGTGTATATACGAGTAACATGACTGCCTCAACTATAACACTGCACCTTgttcactgcagaggggttgggaagACCCAGAACGGCCAGGACAAAGGTAATTCATCTCGGCTGGGCCAGTCTCCAGCTCTAGCACCTGTAAAGCGTACTTATGAACACATGGAGTTCTCActgatgaagaaaaggaaaatggatGATGATGACTGCCCCTCTGCCTtcgaagagaagcctgaggaaCCTGTAGTCCTAGCATTGGATCCCAAGGGTCACGAAGATGATTCCTATGAAGCCAGGAAAACGTTTCTTACAAAGTATTTTAATAAGCAACCATATCCCACTAGAAGAGAGATTGAAAAGCTGGCTGCCAGTCTGTGGCTATGGAAGTCTGATATCGCGTCTCATTTTAGTaacaaaaggaagaaatgtGTTAGAGATTGTGAAAAGTACAAACCTGGTGTGCTGCTTGGCTTCAACATGAAAGAGCTGAACAAGGTTAAACATGAAATGGATTTTGATGCTGAGTGGCTGTTTGAAAACCATGACGAAAAGAATTCCAGGGTCAATGTTAGCAAGACTGTTGATAAAAAAATAAACTTagaaaaagagaatgaaagTTCCTCAGACAGCTATGAAAATGTAGAAGAATACAATGAAAGGGGTAGTAGTCCATTCGGTCAGCGTATTTCTGATAGTGGTGGGAAGAACTCTTCCGATAGCATCGTGGAGAACCCAGAGGACAGCATATCCAAGGAaatcattgaaaaaaaaatagtacagtctccagagaagtctGATCAAAAACAAGAGGAAAGCTCTAAATATGAAGAGATTATTTCTGCTGAAGAACCAACAAAACTGGTAGCTGATGTTTCAGATAGTGAAGGTGATCAGGATGACCAGGATGATGCTGTTGAATGGAAAGATGGAGCTTCACAGTCTGAAAGTGGGCCTGGTTCTCAGCAGGGTTCAGATTTTGAAGACAATACATCAGAAGTAAAACCAGAAGTGTGGACAGATGAGTCCTCCCAGAGTGAAGATCCTGGTAACAGTAAACCAACTGTTGAGACAAAAGGGGGAGGATCTGAGAGTGATGAAGAGCAGTCAAAATGGAAGAATCGTTCCTATGGAAAAGTAGAAGAGTTTTGGTCTAAGGACCAGTCACAATGGAAAAATGCATCAGAGATTGAGGAGAGTTTGTCAAACCAGCAGATGGAATGGCAGAATAGCACAATTGACAGTGAGGATGGAGACCAGTTTGACAGTGTGACTGATGGGGTAGCAGAACCAATGCATAGCAGCTTAACTGGTGTGGAGCTGAGTAGCCAGCAAGCGTGA
- the ADNP gene encoding activity-dependent neuroprotector homeobox protein isoform X1 yields the protein MEYCMLGTSAFHKVQQQLMMPRKAFLSQKEKQARARERDMLKKRRRRQDYLKRSVEPQKNAETIKWHRDDEKRRENEQVKDKDIKKRWRQDERERRKNVDAMNWHREEEKRENERETMFQLPVNNLGSLRKARKTVKKILSDIGLEYCKEHIEDFKQFEPNDFYLKNTTWEDVGLWDPSLTKNQDYRTKPFCCSACPFSSKFFSAYKSHFRNVHSEDFENRILLNCPYCTFNADKKTLETHIKIFHAPHASTPSGGISTFKDKNKHDSLKPKQADSVEQAVYYCKKCTYRDPLYEIVRKHIYREHFQHVAAPYVAKGGEKSLNGAVPLSSSAREEGGIHCKRCLFMPKSYEALVQHVIEDHERIGYQVTAMIGHTNVVVPRSKPLMLIAPKPQDKKPMGLPQRMGPLSPGSVRSLSSQQMMNRLTIPKPTLNSAGVNMMSNVHLQQNSYGVKSVPPSYVGQPGGRLNLSGNAAVSISQQSQTMKQFSTSGNGRPYSLGGEQRSQARYSLQSANSSSLSSAQLKQTSLSQSQAASRVLGQSGSKSPIAATGPSSVNTSSTQKWKICTICNELFPENVYSVHFEKEHKAEKVPAVANYIMKIHNFTSKCLYCNRYLPTDTLLNHMLIHGLSCPYCRSTFNDVEKMAAHMRMVHVDEEMGPKTDSTLTFDLTLQQGSHTNIHLLVTTYNLRDAPAESVAYHAQNTPPAPPKPQPKVQEKSDVPVKSSPQAAVPYKKDVGKTLCPLCFSILKGPISDALAHHLRERHQVIQTVHPVEKKLTYKCIHCLGVYTSNMTASTITLHLVHCRGVGKTQNGQDKGNSSRLGQSPALAPVKRTYEHMEFSLMKKRKMDDDDCPSAFEEKPEEPVVLALDPKGHEDDSYEARKTFLTKYFNKQPYPTRREIEKLAASLWLWKSDIASHFSNKRKKCVRDCEKYKPGVLLGFNMKELNKVKHEMDFDAEWLFENHDEKNSRVNVSKTVDKKINLEKENESSSDSYENVEEYNERGSSPFGQRISDSGGKNSSDSIVENPEDSISKEIIEKKIVQSPEKSDQKQEESSKYEEIISAEEPTKLVADVSDSEGDQDDQDDAVEWKDGASQSESGPGSQQGSDFEDNTSEVKPEVWTDESSQSEDPGNSKPTVETKGGGSESDEEQSKWKNRSYGKVEEFWSKDQSQWKNASEIEESLSNQQMEWQNSTIDSEDGDQFDSVTDGVAEPMHSSLTGVELSSQQA from the exons aAACTATGTTCCAACTTCCTGTCAACAACCTTGGCAGTTTAAGAAAGGCCCGGAAAACTGTGAAAAAAATTCTTAGTGACATTGGTTTGGAATACTGTAAAGAACATATAGAA gattttAAGCAGTTTGAACCTAATGACTTTTATTTGAAAAACACTACATGGGAAGATGTGGGATTGTGGGACCCATCGCTTACAAAAAATCAG GACTATCGGACAAAGCCCTTTTGCTGCAGTGCATGTCCATTTTCCTCGAAGTTCTTTTCAGCCTACAAAAGCCACTTCCGGAATGTTCATAGTGAAGACTTTGAAAATAGGATTCTCCTCAATTGTCCTTACTGTACTTTCAATGCGGACAAAAAGACTTTGGAAACGCACATTAAAATCTTTCATGCTCCGCATGCCAGTACACCAAGTGGAGGCATCAGCACTTTTAAAGATAAAAACAAACATGATAGCCTTAAACCCAAGCAGGCTGACAGTGTAGAACAAGCTGTTTATTACTGTAAGAAGTGCACTTACCGAGATCCTCTGTATGAAATAGTTAGAAAGCACATTTACAGGGAACATTTTCAGCATGTTGCCGCTCCTTACGTAGCCAAGGGAGGTGAGAAGTCGCTGAATGGTGCAGTTCCGTTAAGCTCCAGTGCCCGGGAGGAGGGTGGTATCCACTGCAAACGATGCCTTTTCATGCCCAAGTCATACGAAGCTTTAGTCCAGCATGTTATCGAAGACCACGAACGTATAGGATATCAGGTAACAGCAATGATAGGTCACACTAATGTAGTGGTTCCAAGATCTAAACCTTTGATGCTAATAGCTCCAAAACCACAGGACAAAAAGCCTATGGGACTCCCTCAGAGGATGGGTCCCCTTTCTCCTGGAAGCGTTCGCTCTCTTTCGTCCCAGCAGATGATGAACAGACTCACTATACCAAAGCCTACATTAAATTCCGCAGGAGTGAATATGATGTCAAATGTTCACCTACAACAGAACAGCTACGGAGTCAAATCAGTACCACCGAGCTACGTTGGTCAGCCAGGGGGAAGGCTAAACTTAAGTGGTAATGCAGCAGTTTCTATTTCACAGCAATCACAAACAATGAAACAGTTTTCAACAAGTGGAAATGGAAGGCCTTACAGtcttggaggggagcagagatcACAGGCGAGATACTCTCTTCAGTCTGCCAATTCCTCTTCGCTTTCATCAGCTCAGTTGAAACAGACGTCATTATCTCAGTCACAAGCAGCTTCAAGAGTATTAGGTCAGTCTGGTTCAAAATCACCTATAGCTGCTACAGGTCCTTCCTCTGTCAATACGTCCTCCACACAGAAGTGGAAAATCTGTACAATCTGTAACGAGCTGTTTCCTGAAAATGTGTATAGTGTCCACTTTGAAAAGGAGCACAAGGCTGAGAAGGTGCCTGCAGTAGCTAACTACATCATGAAAATACACAATTTCACTAGTAAATGTCTCTACTGTAACCGCTATCTACCCACGGACACGTTGCTCAACCACATGTTGATCCATGGCCTGTCCTGTCCCTACTGCCGCTCCACCTTCAATGATGTTGAGAAGATGGCCGCTCACATGCGGATGGTTCACGTTGATGAAGAAATGGGACCTAAAACTGATTCCACTCTAACTTTTGATTTGACGTTGCAGCAGGGTAGTCACACAAATATACATCTTCTCGTAACCACCTACAACCTGAGAGATGCTCCTGCTGAATCTGTAGCTTACCATGCTCAGAacactcctccagctcctccaaaaccacaaccaaaagtCCAGGAGAAGTCTGATGTACCTGTAAAAAGTTCTCCACAAGCAGCTGTTCCCTATAAAAAAGatgtggggaaaactctctgccctctctgctTTTCGATCCTAAAAGGCCCCATCTCTGATGCACTTGCACATCATCTACGAGAGAGGCATCAAGTCATCCAGACGGTTCACCCGGTCGAGAAAAAGTTAACCTACAAATGCATTCATTGCCTTGGTGTATATACGAGTAACATGACTGCCTCAACTATAACACTGCACCTTgttcactgcagaggggttgggaagACCCAGAACGGCCAGGACAAAGGTAATTCATCTCGGCTGGGCCAGTCTCCAGCTCTAGCACCTGTAAAGCGTACTTATGAACACATGGAGTTCTCActgatgaagaaaaggaaaatggatGATGATGACTGCCCCTCTGCCTtcgaagagaagcctgaggaaCCTGTAGTCCTAGCATTGGATCCCAAGGGTCACGAAGATGATTCCTATGAAGCCAGGAAAACGTTTCTTACAAAGTATTTTAATAAGCAACCATATCCCACTAGAAGAGAGATTGAAAAGCTGGCTGCCAGTCTGTGGCTATGGAAGTCTGATATCGCGTCTCATTTTAGTaacaaaaggaagaaatgtGTTAGAGATTGTGAAAAGTACAAACCTGGTGTGCTGCTTGGCTTCAACATGAAAGAGCTGAACAAGGTTAAACATGAAATGGATTTTGATGCTGAGTGGCTGTTTGAAAACCATGACGAAAAGAATTCCAGGGTCAATGTTAGCAAGACTGTTGATAAAAAAATAAACTTagaaaaagagaatgaaagTTCCTCAGACAGCTATGAAAATGTAGAAGAATACAATGAAAGGGGTAGTAGTCCATTCGGTCAGCGTATTTCTGATAGTGGTGGGAAGAACTCTTCCGATAGCATCGTGGAGAACCCAGAGGACAGCATATCCAAGGAaatcattgaaaaaaaaatagtacagtctccagagaagtctGATCAAAAACAAGAGGAAAGCTCTAAATATGAAGAGATTATTTCTGCTGAAGAACCAACAAAACTGGTAGCTGATGTTTCAGATAGTGAAGGTGATCAGGATGACCAGGATGATGCTGTTGAATGGAAAGATGGAGCTTCACAGTCTGAAAGTGGGCCTGGTTCTCAGCAGGGTTCAGATTTTGAAGACAATACATCAGAAGTAAAACCAGAAGTGTGGACAGATGAGTCCTCCCAGAGTGAAGATCCTGGTAACAGTAAACCAACTGTTGAGACAAAAGGGGGAGGATCTGAGAGTGATGAAGAGCAGTCAAAATGGAAGAATCGTTCCTATGGAAAAGTAGAAGAGTTTTGGTCTAAGGACCAGTCACAATGGAAAAATGCATCAGAGATTGAGGAGAGTTTGTCAAACCAGCAGATGGAATGGCAGAATAGCACAATTGACAGTGAGGATGGAGACCAGTTTGACAGTGTGACTGATGGGGTAGCAGAACCAATGCATAGCAGCTTAACTGGTGTGGAGCTGAGTAGCCAGCAAGCGTGA
- the ADNP gene encoding activity-dependent neuroprotector homeobox protein isoform X3: protein MSLRRPSTINFGETMFQLPVNNLGSLRKARKTVKKILSDIGLEYCKEHIEDFKQFEPNDFYLKNTTWEDVGLWDPSLTKNQDYRTKPFCCSACPFSSKFFSAYKSHFRNVHSEDFENRILLNCPYCTFNADKKTLETHIKIFHAPHASTPSGGISTFKDKNKHDSLKPKQADSVEQAVYYCKKCTYRDPLYEIVRKHIYREHFQHVAAPYVAKGGEKSLNGAVPLSSSAREEGGIHCKRCLFMPKSYEALVQHVIEDHERIGYQVTAMIGHTNVVVPRSKPLMLIAPKPQDKKPMGLPQRMGPLSPGSVRSLSSQQMMNRLTIPKPTLNSAGVNMMSNVHLQQNSYGVKSVPPSYVGQPGGRLNLSGNAAVSISQQSQTMKQFSTSGNGRPYSLGGEQRSQARYSLQSANSSSLSSAQLKQTSLSQSQAASRVLGQSGSKSPIAATGPSSVNTSSTQKWKICTICNELFPENVYSVHFEKEHKAEKVPAVANYIMKIHNFTSKCLYCNRYLPTDTLLNHMLIHGLSCPYCRSTFNDVEKMAAHMRMVHVDEEMGPKTDSTLTFDLTLQQGSHTNIHLLVTTYNLRDAPAESVAYHAQNTPPAPPKPQPKVQEKSDVPVKSSPQAAVPYKKDVGKTLCPLCFSILKGPISDALAHHLRERHQVIQTVHPVEKKLTYKCIHCLGVYTSNMTASTITLHLVHCRGVGKTQNGQDKGNSSRLGQSPALAPVKRTYEHMEFSLMKKRKMDDDDCPSAFEEKPEEPVVLALDPKGHEDDSYEARKTFLTKYFNKQPYPTRREIEKLAASLWLWKSDIASHFSNKRKKCVRDCEKYKPGVLLGFNMKELNKVKHEMDFDAEWLFENHDEKNSRVNVSKTVDKKINLEKENESSSDSYENVEEYNERGSSPFGQRISDSGGKNSSDSIVENPEDSISKEIIEKKIVQSPEKSDQKQEESSKYEEIISAEEPTKLVADVSDSEGDQDDQDDAVEWKDGASQSESGPGSQQGSDFEDNTSEVKPEVWTDESSQSEDPGNSKPTVETKGGGSESDEEQSKWKNRSYGKVEEFWSKDQSQWKNASEIEESLSNQQMEWQNSTIDSEDGDQFDSVTDGVAEPMHSSLTGVELSSQQA from the exons aAACTATGTTCCAACTTCCTGTCAACAACCTTGGCAGTTTAAGAAAGGCCCGGAAAACTGTGAAAAAAATTCTTAGTGACATTGGTTTGGAATACTGTAAAGAACATATAGAA gattttAAGCAGTTTGAACCTAATGACTTTTATTTGAAAAACACTACATGGGAAGATGTGGGATTGTGGGACCCATCGCTTACAAAAAATCAG GACTATCGGACAAAGCCCTTTTGCTGCAGTGCATGTCCATTTTCCTCGAAGTTCTTTTCAGCCTACAAAAGCCACTTCCGGAATGTTCATAGTGAAGACTTTGAAAATAGGATTCTCCTCAATTGTCCTTACTGTACTTTCAATGCGGACAAAAAGACTTTGGAAACGCACATTAAAATCTTTCATGCTCCGCATGCCAGTACACCAAGTGGAGGCATCAGCACTTTTAAAGATAAAAACAAACATGATAGCCTTAAACCCAAGCAGGCTGACAGTGTAGAACAAGCTGTTTATTACTGTAAGAAGTGCACTTACCGAGATCCTCTGTATGAAATAGTTAGAAAGCACATTTACAGGGAACATTTTCAGCATGTTGCCGCTCCTTACGTAGCCAAGGGAGGTGAGAAGTCGCTGAATGGTGCAGTTCCGTTAAGCTCCAGTGCCCGGGAGGAGGGTGGTATCCACTGCAAACGATGCCTTTTCATGCCCAAGTCATACGAAGCTTTAGTCCAGCATGTTATCGAAGACCACGAACGTATAGGATATCAGGTAACAGCAATGATAGGTCACACTAATGTAGTGGTTCCAAGATCTAAACCTTTGATGCTAATAGCTCCAAAACCACAGGACAAAAAGCCTATGGGACTCCCTCAGAGGATGGGTCCCCTTTCTCCTGGAAGCGTTCGCTCTCTTTCGTCCCAGCAGATGATGAACAGACTCACTATACCAAAGCCTACATTAAATTCCGCAGGAGTGAATATGATGTCAAATGTTCACCTACAACAGAACAGCTACGGAGTCAAATCAGTACCACCGAGCTACGTTGGTCAGCCAGGGGGAAGGCTAAACTTAAGTGGTAATGCAGCAGTTTCTATTTCACAGCAATCACAAACAATGAAACAGTTTTCAACAAGTGGAAATGGAAGGCCTTACAGtcttggaggggagcagagatcACAGGCGAGATACTCTCTTCAGTCTGCCAATTCCTCTTCGCTTTCATCAGCTCAGTTGAAACAGACGTCATTATCTCAGTCACAAGCAGCTTCAAGAGTATTAGGTCAGTCTGGTTCAAAATCACCTATAGCTGCTACAGGTCCTTCCTCTGTCAATACGTCCTCCACACAGAAGTGGAAAATCTGTACAATCTGTAACGAGCTGTTTCCTGAAAATGTGTATAGTGTCCACTTTGAAAAGGAGCACAAGGCTGAGAAGGTGCCTGCAGTAGCTAACTACATCATGAAAATACACAATTTCACTAGTAAATGTCTCTACTGTAACCGCTATCTACCCACGGACACGTTGCTCAACCACATGTTGATCCATGGCCTGTCCTGTCCCTACTGCCGCTCCACCTTCAATGATGTTGAGAAGATGGCCGCTCACATGCGGATGGTTCACGTTGATGAAGAAATGGGACCTAAAACTGATTCCACTCTAACTTTTGATTTGACGTTGCAGCAGGGTAGTCACACAAATATACATCTTCTCGTAACCACCTACAACCTGAGAGATGCTCCTGCTGAATCTGTAGCTTACCATGCTCAGAacactcctccagctcctccaaaaccacaaccaaaagtCCAGGAGAAGTCTGATGTACCTGTAAAAAGTTCTCCACAAGCAGCTGTTCCCTATAAAAAAGatgtggggaaaactctctgccctctctgctTTTCGATCCTAAAAGGCCCCATCTCTGATGCACTTGCACATCATCTACGAGAGAGGCATCAAGTCATCCAGACGGTTCACCCGGTCGAGAAAAAGTTAACCTACAAATGCATTCATTGCCTTGGTGTATATACGAGTAACATGACTGCCTCAACTATAACACTGCACCTTgttcactgcagaggggttgggaagACCCAGAACGGCCAGGACAAAGGTAATTCATCTCGGCTGGGCCAGTCTCCAGCTCTAGCACCTGTAAAGCGTACTTATGAACACATGGAGTTCTCActgatgaagaaaaggaaaatggatGATGATGACTGCCCCTCTGCCTtcgaagagaagcctgaggaaCCTGTAGTCCTAGCATTGGATCCCAAGGGTCACGAAGATGATTCCTATGAAGCCAGGAAAACGTTTCTTACAAAGTATTTTAATAAGCAACCATATCCCACTAGAAGAGAGATTGAAAAGCTGGCTGCCAGTCTGTGGCTATGGAAGTCTGATATCGCGTCTCATTTTAGTaacaaaaggaagaaatgtGTTAGAGATTGTGAAAAGTACAAACCTGGTGTGCTGCTTGGCTTCAACATGAAAGAGCTGAACAAGGTTAAACATGAAATGGATTTTGATGCTGAGTGGCTGTTTGAAAACCATGACGAAAAGAATTCCAGGGTCAATGTTAGCAAGACTGTTGATAAAAAAATAAACTTagaaaaagagaatgaaagTTCCTCAGACAGCTATGAAAATGTAGAAGAATACAATGAAAGGGGTAGTAGTCCATTCGGTCAGCGTATTTCTGATAGTGGTGGGAAGAACTCTTCCGATAGCATCGTGGAGAACCCAGAGGACAGCATATCCAAGGAaatcattgaaaaaaaaatagtacagtctccagagaagtctGATCAAAAACAAGAGGAAAGCTCTAAATATGAAGAGATTATTTCTGCTGAAGAACCAACAAAACTGGTAGCTGATGTTTCAGATAGTGAAGGTGATCAGGATGACCAGGATGATGCTGTTGAATGGAAAGATGGAGCTTCACAGTCTGAAAGTGGGCCTGGTTCTCAGCAGGGTTCAGATTTTGAAGACAATACATCAGAAGTAAAACCAGAAGTGTGGACAGATGAGTCCTCCCAGAGTGAAGATCCTGGTAACAGTAAACCAACTGTTGAGACAAAAGGGGGAGGATCTGAGAGTGATGAAGAGCAGTCAAAATGGAAGAATCGTTCCTATGGAAAAGTAGAAGAGTTTTGGTCTAAGGACCAGTCACAATGGAAAAATGCATCAGAGATTGAGGAGAGTTTGTCAAACCAGCAGATGGAATGGCAGAATAGCACAATTGACAGTGAGGATGGAGACCAGTTTGACAGTGTGACTGATGGGGTAGCAGAACCAATGCATAGCAGCTTAACTGGTGTGGAGCTGAGTAGCCAGCAAGCGTGA